The sequence below is a genomic window from Acetivibrio clariflavus DSM 19732.
TTCTATGGTCAACTTTTCATCCTTCTTTTTTATCTTTTTTTCAGCAATTTGTGCACATTTGTAATCGGCAACCGCTGCAACCATTATCAATATATCAAAATCAGCATAGCTTTTCATAACTTCATTATACATTTCGTCAGCGGTTTTGACATATACAACCTCCACACCATAGGGAGGACTTATATTAACCGGTCCCGATACAATTTTGACTTTTGCACCTCTTTTTTGAGCTTGTGCCGCTATGGCATAGCCCATTTTTCCCGAAGAGCGATTGGTAATATATCTGACAGGGTCTATGGGTTCCTGAGTAGGACCTGCCGTTATCAGAACCTTTAAATCCCTAAAATCATCTTTTTCACAAAGCAGTTTGCATATCTTCTCAACAATCGCCTGAGGCTCCGGCAATCGCCCTTTTCCTTCGGTTCCGCATGCCATAAGTCCTGTTTCCGGTTCTAAAAATATATATCCTCGTTCGGAAAGCTTTTTTATATTTTCCTGAACTATAGGATTTTCATACATATTAGTATTCATTGCAGGCACAAAAACAACCGGTGCTTTTGTAGCCATTATTGTCGTTGTCAGCATATCATCGGCAATACCGTTTGCAACCTTCCCGATTATATTGGCAGTTGCTGGGGCAACAACAATAATATCAGCCTTCATGGCAAGAGACACATGTTGTATATCCCATTTAGCCGGTTCGCTAAACATATCAGTAATCACAGGGTTGTGCGAAATTGACCTGAAGGTCAAAGGAGTAACAAATTTAGCTGCATTTTCAGTCATAATTACATTTACATCAGCATGAAGCTTATGCAATCTGCTTACAACCTCAACCACCTTATACGCAGCTATGCCTCCGCTAACACCGACAACAACTGTCTTACCTTTTAACATAAAAACCTCTCCACTAAATTTTATCATCCCGAGGGAAATCTGTACAACATACAGAATAAAATTATAATCTGCCTCGAGTTTTCTATACATATAATACAAAAAACCATTCAAAATATATATTCATTTATATTATTTAGTAAAAACAAAAAAGAATTCATGCAATTTCAACATTTTCACAAATTTGGCAATAAAATTATGGAGTCATTAACACTCCATATCAGAATCAAATATTGTAAAGTAATCATTCCATTAGGAATCTAAACATCCTCATCTTAAAATTTATTGTTAAAAAACAAAGCTTTAAGTGATAATATTTCACCTGACTCCAAACGTAAAAGCCGCAAAATTTAAATCCAAAACCATTCTTTTATTTGATTCCGCTCTTTGTCCTTATATACGTAATCTTATTCTCATCAATTTCATTAATTGCAACAGTCACCGGCTTATCAGATTGGCAATCTGTAAGCTTATGAGCACCATCGGTAAGCTGTCTTGCTCTTTTAGCTGTAGCTACCACCAAAGTATATCTGCTATCCACTTTTTCGAGTAACGAACTGATACCGGGCTCAATCATTGACTGTTTACTCTTATTGTCTTTCATGAGTTCTCTACCTCCAATTTAGAATTTATATTACAATCAAGATATTCCGATTGTTTTAAGTATATCTCTGTTTCTGCTGAACTTAAGTTTCTCCGAAGCAAGTATGTAGCGAATACTGTCAACTGCCTTTTCAATATCATCGTTTACAACAACATAATCATATCTGTCAACATAGTTCATTTCTTTTAAAGCTTTTTCCATTCTTTTCTCTATAACTTCAGGTTTTTCAGTCCCTCTGCTCTCTATCCTTCTTCTCAATTCTTCGAAGGATGGAGGCAAAATAAATATAGATACACAATCAGGGTATATCTTCTTGATATTCAAAGCACCCTCAACTTCA
It includes:
- the rpoZ gene encoding DNA-directed RNA polymerase subunit omega produces the protein MKDNKSKQSMIEPGISSLLEKVDSRYTLVVATAKRARQLTDGAHKLTDCQSDKPVTVAINEIDENKITYIRTKSGIK
- the coaBC gene encoding bifunctional phosphopantothenoylcysteine decarboxylase/phosphopantothenate--cysteine ligase CoaBC; the protein is MLKGKTVVVGVSGGIAAYKVVEVVSRLHKLHADVNVIMTENAAKFVTPLTFRSISHNPVITDMFSEPAKWDIQHVSLAMKADIIVVAPATANIIGKVANGIADDMLTTTIMATKAPVVFVPAMNTNMYENPIVQENIKKLSERGYIFLEPETGLMACGTEGKGRLPEPQAIVEKICKLLCEKDDFRDLKVLITAGPTQEPIDPVRYITNRSSGKMGYAIAAQAQKRGAKVKIVSGPVNISPPYGVEVVYVKTADEMYNEVMKSYADFDILIMVAAVADYKCAQIAEKKIKKKDEKLTIELVKNPDIAKELGKVKGNRILVGFSAETDKLVNNACEKLASKNLDMIIANDVTQEGAGFGTDTNIIKIIKKDGEIVDFPLMSKLEAGDRILDEVIKLIGKNGVDNK
- the gmk gene encoding guanylate kinase, producing MFREGLLVVVSGPSGTGKGTVLSCIRQKENRIKFSVSATTREPRSGEVDGVNYFFKTTEEFEAMIENGELIEWVKYCDNYYGTPKKYVADTIKSGYDCLLEIEVEGALNIKKIYPDCVSIFILPPSFEELRRRIESRGTEKPEVIEKRMEKALKEMNYVDRYDYVVVNDDIEKAVDSIRYILASEKLKFSRNRDILKTIGIS